A portion of the Malania oleifera isolate guangnan ecotype guangnan chromosome 3, ASM2987363v1, whole genome shotgun sequence genome contains these proteins:
- the LOC131150786 gene encoding peroxidase 46 isoform X1, with protein sequence MEKKPGVVWQDLLRNSLLTILVILIFTRTAASATGLSFDFYAASCPSAEFVVKNAVRSASFSDSTIPGKLLRLLFHDCMVEGCDASVLLEGNATERSDPANRSVGGFSVISSAKTVLEILCPQTVSCADILALAARDAIELAGGPSLGIPTGRRDGRVSSALNVRPNMVDTSFTMDEMINLFSSKGLSLDDLVTLSGAHTIGQAHCSAFSGRFRADSTGNLTLIDASLDGTYAAELARRCSAGASTASVTVNNDPETSAVFDNQYYRNLLASRGLFQSDSVLFNDERTKSQVQDFANNQDSFFQSWGQSFLKLSSIGVKMGGEGEVRKLCSETN encoded by the exons ATGGAGAAAAAACCAGGAGTAGTTTGGCAAGATTTGCTTCGCAATAGCCTTCTCACTATACTTGTTATCTTGATCTTCACACGTACTGCTGCTTCTGCTACAGGCCTCTCCTTCGACTTCTACGCAGCTTCATGCCCATCTGCTGAATTTGTGGTTAAGAACGCAGTAAGATCAGCTTCCTTCTCAGACTCAACCATCCCCGGAAAGCTCCTTCGCCTGCTCTTCCATGACTGCATGGTGGAG GGCTGCGATGCATCTGTGCTGTTGGAAGGAAATGCGACGGAGCGAAGCGATCCGGCAAACAGGTCCGTCGGAGGATTCTCAGTAATAAGCTCAGCTAAAACAGTTCTTGAGATTTTGTGTCCCCAAACTGTTTCCTGTGCTGATATCCTTGCTTTGGCCGCCAGAGATGCTATTGAACTC GCTGGCGGACCAAGCCTTGGGATCCCAACAGGGAGGCGAGATGGGAGAGTCTCTTCAGCTTTAAATGTAAGACCAAACATGGTAGATACAAGTTTCACCATGGATGAGATGATTAACCTCTTCTCCTCTAAAGGGTTGTCCTTGGATGATCTCGTCACCCTCTCAG GAGCACACACCATAGGGCAGGCTCATTGTAGTGCATTTAGCGGCCGTTTCCGAGCAGACTCGACGGGAAATCTCACGCTCATAGATGCATCCCTAGATGGAACCTATGCTGCAGAGCTAGCAAGGCGATGCTCCGCAGGCGCAAGCACTGCATCTGTAACAGTAAACAACGATCCGGAGACGTCCGCCGTCTTTGACAACCAGTACTACCGGAACCTGCTCGCCAGCAGAGGACTGTTTCAGTCGGATTCTGTGCTTTTTAACGACGAGAGGACGAAGAGCCAAGTGCAGGATTTTGCAAATAACCAGGACAGCTTCTTTCAGAGTTGGGGCCAGTCGTTTCTGAAGCTTTCTAGCATTGGAGTGAAGATGGGTGGTGAAGGGGAAGTTCGAAAGCTGTGCTCAGAAACTAATTAA
- the LOC131150786 gene encoding peroxidase 46 isoform X2, producing the protein MEKKPGVVWQDLLRNSLLTILVILIFTRTAASATGLSFDFYAASCPSAEFVVKNAVRSASFSDSTIPGKLLRLLFHDCMVEGCDASVLLEGNATERSDPANRSVGGFSVISSAKTVLEILCPQTVSCADILALAARDAIELAGGPSLGIPTGRRDGRVSSALNVRPNMVDTSFTMDEMINLFSSKGLSLDDLVTLSGLELDLRGYKLLGDVRFHIMLRRGMSSISGVSLSAYSSGQLCGKPTDSTTSSLPRTNAGLDDAFDSKIGYNW; encoded by the exons ATGGAGAAAAAACCAGGAGTAGTTTGGCAAGATTTGCTTCGCAATAGCCTTCTCACTATACTTGTTATCTTGATCTTCACACGTACTGCTGCTTCTGCTACAGGCCTCTCCTTCGACTTCTACGCAGCTTCATGCCCATCTGCTGAATTTGTGGTTAAGAACGCAGTAAGATCAGCTTCCTTCTCAGACTCAACCATCCCCGGAAAGCTCCTTCGCCTGCTCTTCCATGACTGCATGGTGGAG GGCTGCGATGCATCTGTGCTGTTGGAAGGAAATGCGACGGAGCGAAGCGATCCGGCAAACAGGTCCGTCGGAGGATTCTCAGTAATAAGCTCAGCTAAAACAGTTCTTGAGATTTTGTGTCCCCAAACTGTTTCCTGTGCTGATATCCTTGCTTTGGCCGCCAGAGATGCTATTGAACTC GCTGGCGGACCAAGCCTTGGGATCCCAACAGGGAGGCGAGATGGGAGAGTCTCTTCAGCTTTAAATGTAAGACCAAACATGGTAGATACAAGTTTCACCATGGATGAGATGATTAACCTCTTCTCCTCTAAAGGGTTGTCCTTGGATGATCTCGTCACCCTCTCAG GCCTAGAATTGGACCTAAGGGGTTATAAGCTTCTGGGCGATGTGCGCTTTCACATAATGCTGCGTCGAGGGATGAGTTCGATCTCAGGAGTCAGTCTATCTGCATACTCCTCTGGACAGTTGTGTGGCAAGCCGACTGATTCTACTACTTCTTCTCTTCCGCGAACCAATGCTGGATTAGATGACGCTTTCGACAGCAAGATTGGATATAATTGGTGA